From Strix aluco isolate bStrAlu1 chromosome 5, bStrAlu1.hap1, whole genome shotgun sequence:
ATATATCGAGTGAATGAGCACCTTTGTACTGCAATGTCCCAGACAAAGTTGGGGAGAGCAAAGGGGAAGTCCCCTAGGGGAGCTGGGGTTTGCTTGTGAACTGCTGCAAACAAAAGACAAAGGGAAGGGAAACGAAGGGTGAACAAGGGAGGTGAAGAGGAAAAGTCTAAGAAAGCTAAGCGAGAAGACTCATCCTTGAGAATGTGCATTGCTACCACAGCTCAGGCCAGAGAGCTGGGCTCACCACCATGCTCTAGCTTCTCCCACTGAGTCTTGTCCACAGCAAGTCAGGGTGCACCAGGATCTGCAAGGAGAACATGACACCTACATAGAGGGGGAGAAGTTGCGAGTAATCATACACATTCACATCCCAAAGAAAAACCAGCTCTACCTCCACGCTCTGGACCTACCCGAGCCCCTTTCCCTTTGGCTAAAGTTGGTGCTGCTCTTTCTTCAGGAGCTTGCTCTCTCCCAGACCACTCATGACAAGCACCTGATGTGGGTTCTGCTCTTGGGCAAAAACTTGGTGCTTTCGCTACTGAGCTCCTCCCAGGCAGTTTTGGCTCCCAAGGCCTGGGAACTGCCAACTCCTGTGGTGCCATCCTTGCTACTTTCTCCGCAtcccagtgctggcagctgggctTCGCCAGCTGGTGCTTCCCTGGTTTGTGTTTGCCTTCAGAGAGGCAGCAGTCCCACCAGCACAACATGCTCCACACCCCTGGGCTCTCCTGAAATCTGGGACATTTTTCTGAGGATTTTGGGATGAGAAAGCATCAGGCTGTGCAGCTTTCTATCAGACTACTCTTTGCTGTGGtgaaaagggagagggagggaagggggttaTCAGAAGTTATCTGAGGCATCCCTCAGCAGCAGTGGGACGCAAGCCCACCAAGACCGATCGGTCTCTGTGAGGTTGTAACCATCACTTTCCCTCTGCCCTGGGATATTGGGTTGGTTTTGCCCACCATGCCACACATTTCCCACTCatgcctcttccttccctcctctaaACAATACCACACAATCCAAGGTTTTTTCTGCACTTGgcatccagcagcagcagcaatagtTCCTCGAGGCCCTTAGCCCTTATTTCATGTGTGCGCCCTGGACTTAACCAGAACGTTCCTACCAGAGGTTAAGCCCAGGCACTGCATGGATAATCCaagattttttttgcctctggTTCCAAGTGACCGTGATGATAACGGCCCATAGGTGCCATCTGCAGCTACACCCTGGCCCTTCTCCTGTCCCTtatctctttctccctcccaggCAGGTAGAGTTTAGGGACAGGAAGAGATTCCAGCTGCAAGCCCGGAGGATTAGGGTAGTGAAATGCCTGTGCTCCCAGCCTGGCTGTCCTGCACTGTTTATCTCCTGAGATAAAATGAGGTGACTTTCCAGGGCACTGGGGTCATGGATTCTGTGCCTAATGCTGCTGTCACCATCCCCACACCACTGTCATTTTGGGCTGGTGATGACTCCCACCTGCCTGGTACCAAGTCTGGGAGCAGCTGTGGGGTGAGCCCCTGCTAAACCAGAGGGCTATGGGGAAAGCAGTGACCGTGGCATGAAAGCAGGACTGGAGAGAGTTGCTGGAGCTGGAAATGGGAATGTTGGACTGAAGGACCAGGAAGTGATGGGAAGAGGGGACGGCAGGGTGCCATGGCGCCCGCAGCACAGCAGCGCTCTTGGGAGCAAACCAGGAAAATTAGTGCTCAGGCAAGGACGGCCCTTGGGAAAGAGAAGCCAAGCACTAGCCTCGACAAGGGTGAGAGGGGAGGAGAGCTGATCTTTTTCTCCCCTActgaaaactccttttttttcccttctctactCAGACAGTGAGATCTTTGCTCCAGCACCTGATGCTATGGTGAGAGTACTAGTCCTCCCTCCTCATGTGGTTGGTTTCTTTCCTGATTAAAAGTGATTAGGCAGCCCTAAAGCCTGCAGAAATGTGGCTGAGGGGAATGGAGACAAAGAGTCCATTCAAGATCGCTTAAATCCCAGGGGCAGTATTTAGAGAGCTCTGAGGAGAGAACTGGAGCAGAACCACCCTGCCAGGACCTCCctgtccttctccctcctgctgccaaTGTCTCCTCCACCATGTCCTTCACTGAAGCAGAGGTGCAAAGTGCCCGTGGTGTCTGGGAGAAGATGTATGTGGATGCTGAGGACAACGGGACAGCTGGGCTGATCAGGTAAGgaaagagcccatcctgctgctACCCCAGAGGGTTGAAGGAGGAATGGCAAGAATAATGGAGTTACCACCTAGGAGCATGTCTTGATGTTTTTCATGCAGCCCTTGCTGGGAACATTTTGATTTGCTGTGGTTTATCCCACCTCAGGAAAGaaacagggaagaagagagatccacacaaagaaaagtaaaaggaaagggggaagggggtgggaaaggaagaagagacaaGAACAATTTCTTCACCCGTTTaaggtaaagaaaagaaagtgtggTATGAAAGAAAATGGGAACAAAATATGGTCCTTGTTTCTCTCTTCCCCGTTACCTCTAAACTCccttaatgatttcttttttaacttgTATGTCCTCAGTATTTCTCTTCTGatactccttcagtctttccagTCCAGAGACCATTTGTTTCATTGTATTGTACCTTTCCTGAGGGCTTTCCTCTCTTAGTTTTcactctgttttcctctcttcttccataAGACAGAAGTTTCTTCTATTCACCTTTCACATGTCCCTCTCTCAGCTGAGACTTGCATCACCTCCATATGCACTGATCAGTCCAAATACTATTTCTGGTTATCATATCTTTACCACTCCCTCTGGCTTTCTTGTATATCACATCTTGTGCCTGGATCAGCCTCAAAAACTGTTAGGCCCTGCTCTTTCCATCTGCAGCCTACACAGGGTCAGAAATGCAGCTATAAAATGCTAGTAGCATACAGTTGCTTGGCTCCCCAGGGTAATTTATTCTACAAGGTTTTGCCTTAGTGTCCTACAGCCCAAGCCCTGCATTTAATgaagttctgggctccccagtacaagagagacatggacatactggaaagagtccagcaaagggccatgaagatggtgAGGGGACTgatgcatctctcctgtgaggagaggctgagagagctggaactgttcagcctggagaagggaaggctcagggggatcttattactttttcactgtgaggtcgactgagcactgacacaggttgcccagagaggtcatAGAGTCTTCATCCATGGAGTTAtccaaaagccacctggacatggtcctgggcaaccagcttgaccagggggattggaccagatgacctccagaggtcccttcaagCCCAACtgttctgtgactctgtgaaatgCAATCTGGAATTTGCTATTGCTGTTTCAGGTGGATAACTAGTTCACCCAATGGAATAAACTGGTTTTTTAAGAGCTTGACCAAGATGACTGTAATTGATGTATTATAAAATGCAATTCCTTTACAAGAGGCATTGAATTGTGTTACTTTTGAATAAACAAAATGAGCAGTACCCGGTACTCAAACAACAATCCATCACAGGCAGTAAGAATGCTTTGGAATGGACTCTAGGAAGGGGTTAATTAACAAAACTAATAGTAGAGTTTCTCCATGAAAACACCCACTGGGAGAACAGTGGACATGTCTGCTGTCCAGAACATCTTTGGGACTATTGTGCTCACCCTGTGTGAACACACTCCCACTTCTCTGTGGATTTTATTTCCACCTAACACTGAGGAAATGTTTACTTTAAAAGCAGTGGAATAAATTCAGGATGGATAGGTTTTAAGGCAGAGTGAGCAAAGGGAAGTGTCCTGTGGAGAGACAAGGGAGGGGACAGGCTGCTGTGGGCACAGGGGCTGTGCACAGATGGGAAGGGCAAAGGAGAACCAAGAAACGCAGGAGAAAGAGGTGTCTGTTCtaataaatagaaggaaaatgaGCAATAAATGCCTAAGACAAGGCCTGGAATGTGAAGCCATATCTGCATCAAAGCCTCGGTCCATAAATTAGGATGTGTCTCATTTCTCGACAGGATGTTTACCGACCACCCAGACACAAAGAGCTACTTCACACACTTTAAAGGCATGGACTCCACCAAAGAGATGAAACAGTCAGATCAGGTCGGGGGCCACAGCAAGATGGTTTTCACTGCCATCAACAACATGGTGCAACACCTGGACAACTCCAAGGCTTTTCTTGGGATATGAACCCACTTGGCAAGACACATGCTACCCAGCTGAAGATTGACCCCAAAAACTTTAGGGTGAGCCAGCAGCCCTCTTCCCAGGGGGTGTAATTGTGATTGGAGGATGTCTTCCTCTTTAAGGGGTAGAACTGAGGAAAACAGGCTTTgtatatctaaatatatatatgcttCAGAGAGTGGAGGTGGTAGAAGGTGAGACAGTTGATGGTAGCAGATAGCAGGAATGAGAGGTTTGGCATCTGTTGGGAAGAAAGCAGACGCAATGCAGGCAGGTCAGCTCAGGTgggagctgcagagctgcccatGAGTTGTAGGGAGTTTTCTCAGTGCGACGGGATTTCCATGCCTGTCATTTAATAACAAGACACAGAAAAGCAGCTCAACACTGGACTTCATGTCTTCTTCATCCTTGATGTTTTTCTCTAGTAACAGGAACCAAGCTTTTCTAGGACAACTAAGCCAGCTGTTATTGAGCAACAATGGCAACAGCATTGCCATCACTAAACAAACACAGATAATAAATACAGGATCAAATGACTCCGCCTAAGGTCACTAGTGGAGTGCATTTATAACTGTTTTGTCTGCCTTACACAGCACAAAAATCTAAAAAGAGGCACCTTCTGGCAAACATCACTCAGGCACCAGAAAGGTGGATTCCAAAGCAGTGGGCCCAATTCTTGGTAAGTGGGAGAATAAGTGAGGATTTCTACTGGAGAGATCCTCAAAAGACTTTTTCAGGGTAAAGATGAATACAAAAGAATAAATGCTGCACAGAAAAGGAGTTGACATTTCAAAGTATACCACCTACCTACTGATTGTAAAgacaaacaaaccctcattgctACAGAGTGCTAGATAGCTAACGAGCAGGAAAGATTAAGAAGACATTTACCCCCCAAGCCATGTATTCCATAGGTGTCCAACACGGGGCTCCTTGGGGCCTCTAAATGTTTGGGACAGTCTTCTGCCAGGAGAAGGATTGAAGTAGACAAACCAAGTGAACCAGTCCTGTACAGTCATCTTTAAGTGATGGGTGCAGTCAACATTAACTAGATACAGGATAgttaaaaaaacagcagcagtgactgCATTTTTTGTTGAATTCTATAATGCACCTAATTTTCCATGACCCATTACAAGCTCTGCATGCTATATGCTGCTAAACTCTTCTTTCTGCCCTCCGAGAATCCCAACTAGAAATGTATGTTTTGTTCTTATGTCTCTAATGTGGAGGAAAGTTCAAACTGGTTGTTTCTTCCCTCCTTGTTTAGATTATCTGTGACATTATCTTCAACTGATGGAGGAGAAATTTGGCAGAGACTGCAAAGCTTCTTTTGAGGAGGTGGCCAATGAAATCTGCACTCACCTGAACAATGTCTACAAAGAGGTGAGTTGATGAGGATGCGCAATCTCCAGGCTCTTCAAATGTCTTGCCAGCACTGATTTGCTG
This genomic window contains:
- the LOC141923762 gene encoding LOW QUALITY PROTEIN: cytoglobin-1-like (The sequence of the model RefSeq protein was modified relative to this genomic sequence to represent the inferred CDS: inserted 2 bases in 2 codons) — protein: MSFTEAEVQSARGVWEKMYVDAEDNGTAGLIRMFTDHPDTKSYFTHFKGMDSTKEMKQSDQVGGHSKMVFTAINNMVQHLDNSKAFLGIXNPLGKTHATQLKIDPKNFRIICDIXLQLMEEKFGRDCKASFEEVANEICTHLNNVYKELQCSRCIPLATVLED